The sequence below is a genomic window from Ignavibacteriales bacterium.
AACCAAGATCTTCCGATAGATTTGCAAAGTAACTGCCTGCATACCGGCTGTGCAGTAAATCCTTCATAGTCAGTGTGTTCTTTTCAAGATTAAGTTTTCCAGATACCTGCTGATTAATTACTTCACGGTAATTAATTGTTATTGTGCCTTTAAAACTTAAGCTGTCCTGCTCAGTAATTTTCAATGTTGTTGCTCTGCTGTCAAACTTTCCTGTCCAGGTTCCTTTTAAATCAGGTATACTAACAGTCATCTCGGGATCCTCAGCCATCATTGTGTCTTTTGGTTGCTCGGCAGGGGTTTGTTCAGTGATTTGAGTTTTTGGCTGCTCTTCCATTTTTGGTTCTTCTTTTTTCTGTTCACCGCATCCGGCAACAAAAATAATTAGTGCAGCCAGCAAGAACGTAAATATTCCCGCAAAACTTTTATTGCTCATTGTTTTCCTTTCAATTTTTGGATGGTCTAATTTAATATTTATAAGACAGAATTAAAAATTCGTACAAGCTTGATTTAATCTTAAATGATTAAGAAATCAACAGGTGTAAAAATTTTTCATCTTACATTTTTGATGAAAAAAGAATTTATCAAATTATTCTATTAATTCTGCATCTATAACAAGATAGGGAACAGACAGGCTTATCCCATTATCAGTATGTGCCTTAGCATTCAGTTTCGATTCGATTAACAAAAAAATTTCCTGAGCTCTTTCGGATGGAATGATTTTCTTCCAGCTTTTTATAAATGCTATTCTGATCAGGAAATAGTTTAACATTGATGTTCCATCTGCGAATTTATAGCTGAAAGAAGACAATGATTTATTTACTCTGAAATTATTTTCTTCAAACAGTGCTATCATCTCATCCACCGGTTTTCTCTTTTCATAAATGTGTTTGTCAACATCGGCTGTCAGTTCACGTAATCCTGATTCAACAAGAGCATCTTTAAATACATTATAAAACTCAATCATAGTTTTGTCGAGGTTCATAGTAGCAACAAACTGACAGCCATTTTTTGCAATCCTTCTGCATTCACTTAAAGATCTTCGAAGATCCTGGACATTGTTCAAACCGTTATTGGATACGATTAAATCAATTGAATTATCAGGTAGATTTATTTCTTCGGCGTAGCCATTGATTAATTCGACATTACTAATGTTATAGACTTTAAGTTTTGATGTTAAATGATCAAGTGCCGCAGTCCATGGATCAAGTCCGTATACTTTAGATGTTGAACCAAGCCGCATGGCTATTTCAGTCAAAGGAAATCCGGTACCGCATCCGATATCCAGCGCAGTGATATTTTTTTTATATCTCACCTTTTCCAACAACGCAATTCCGAACGGTGCTGACCAGAATGGAAGTTCATCCAGATATGAAACCAATTCAGGATCATCGAAATTAAATTCAGCAGATAGAAAATCAGGCTGCATTGTTGGAACCCATTTTATTTTTATCAAAAAGAAAAATCGAATTGTGCAAAAGGGAAAACAAAAAACTTTTTAGACAATTCCTCAATTCCCATTGCATACATACATCTTGCACCGAATGCTATTCTGTGATTCGGTGTAACATTGAAGAAAAATCCGGGTGATGCATTAATGAATGCAGCAGAAGATTCCCCTCTTGTATCATCAACAACATTATTTAAAAATAAACCTGAAAATTCAGGGTCATATTCATTCGGTTCAAAGTCCGTTAATGTTTGTCCGAAGATTCCGAATGACAGAA
It includes:
- a CDS encoding class I SAM-dependent methyltransferase — protein: MQPDFLSAEFNFDDPELVSYLDELPFWSAPFGIALLEKVRYKKNITALDIGCGTGFPLTEIAMRLGSTSKVYGLDPWTAALDHLTSKLKVYNISNVELINGYAEEINLPDNSIDLIVSNNGLNNVQDLRRSLSECRRIAKNGCQFVATMNLDKTMIEFYNVFKDALVESGLRELTADVDKHIYEKRKPVDEMIALFEENNFRVNKSLSSFSYKFADGTSMLNYFLIRIAFIKSWKKIIPSERAQEIFLLIESKLNAKAHTDNGISLSVPYLVIDAELIE